A region of the Stutzerimonas stutzeri genome:
TGTTCTTGCCTTCGCCGTACATGTCGATGGCGAGGGCACTGTAGCCCAGTCCGGCGAGGTCGCGGGCGCGCTGCTTGGCGTAGTCGTTCAGCCCCCACCATTCGTGTACCACGACGATGCCGGGACGCTTGCCTTCGATGGCGTCGTCATAGGCGTAGTAGCCGATCATCTCGGTGCCATCGGCAGCGGTGTAGGGAATTTCCTGCGTCTGAATCTCGGCATTCGCAGTGACGCTGGCAACCATGAGCAGGCCGAACAGGCAGTGGCGCATCTTGAGATCTCCTTGATGTCGTTATGTGGCGAGGGGCGAAGAAGAATAGCGGTTCTTCGACTGCGCGCGCAGCGCCTGGGTTCTTCTGACCGCGCGAAGGTACGTATAAAACGAAAAAGCCCCGCCGGATGGCAGGGCTTGTTCGTCGAGCGTGGCAGGGGTGTCATCCGCCCAGGTAGGCGTCACGTACCTTTGGATCGGTCAGCAGGTCGTGACCGCTGCCCTGCATGACGATGTGACCGTTTTCCAGCACGTAACCGCGGTCGGCCAGTTTGAGTGCCTGGTTGGCGTTCTGCTCGACCAGGAACACCGTCACGCCATCCTCGCGCAGCTGTTCGATGATCTCGAAGATCTGCTGGATGATGATTGGCGCCAGGCCCAGCGATGGCTCGTCGAGCAGCAGCAGCTTGGGTTTGCTCATCAGCGCGCGGGCGATGGCGAGCATCTGTTGTTCGCCGCCGGACATGGTGCCGCCGCGTTGCTGGTAGCGTTCCTTTAGCCTCGGGAACAGTCCGAGCACCTTGTCCAGCTGCTCCTGGAAGTCCGTCTTGCCGGTGAAGAACCCGCCCATTGAGAGATTTTCCTCCACGGTCAAGCGAGCGAAGATCCGCCGGCCCTCGGGAACCACGGCGATGGCCTTGCGCATGATGTCGCAGGTTTGTTTGCCAACCAGCTCTTCACCCTGGAAGCGAATGCTGCCACTGGATGCCTGCGGTGAGCCGCAGAGGGTCATCAGCAAGGTCGATTTGCCGGCACCGTTGGCGCCGATCAGGGTGACGATTTCGCCTTGTTCCACCTGCACGTTGATATCGTGCAGGGCCTGGATCTTGCCGTAGAAGGTCGAGACGTTTTCGAAAGTCAGCATGCTTACGCCTCCCCCAGGTAGGCTTTGATCACGTCCGGGTTGTTGCGCACCTGTTCGGGCGAACCATCGGCCAGCGGCGTGCCCTGGTTGATCACGTAGATGTGGTCGGAAATGCTCATGACCAGCTTCATGTCATGCTCGATCAGCAACACGGTGACGCCATGTTCGTCGCGCAGCATGGCGATCAGCGCCTTGAGATCCTCGGTTTCCTTGGGGTTCAGACCGGCTGCCGGTTCGTCGAGCATGAGGATGCGCGGGCGCGTCATCATGCAGCGGGCAATCTCCAGACGGCGCTGCTGGCCGTAGGCGAGGGTGCCTGCCGGACGGTTGGCAACGTCGGTCAGATTAACCTGCTCCAGCCAGTGCGCGGCGAAGTCCATTGCTGCGCGCTCGCTCTTGCGAAATGCCGGTGTCTTCAGAAGACCGGCGAGGAAGTTGGTGTTCAGATGACGATGCTGCGCCACCAGGAGGTTTTCCACCGCCGTCATGTCCTTGAACAAACGGACATTCTGGAAGGTGCGCACTACGCCCTGGCGAGCGATCTTATGGCCGGGCAAGCCGTGAATCGGCGTACCGTCGAGGAGGATTTCCCCGGCGGTCGGCTGATAGAAGCCGGTCAGGCAGTTGAACACCGTGGTCTTGCCGGCACCGTTCGGGCCGATCATTGAGACCACTTGTTTGTCGTGTACCGTCAGCCCCACGTCGTTGACAGCCAACAGGCCGCCGAAGCGCATCATCAGGCCGCGTACTTCTAGAATCGGGCGGCTCATTGCTTCAACTCCAAGTGCGGGCGTTGCATCGGCAGCAGGCCTTGTGGACGCCAGATCATCATCAGCACCATCAGCGCACCGAACATCAACATGCGGTATTCGCTGAATTCGCGCATCAGCTCGGGCAGCAGGATCATCACGATCGCCGCGAGGATTACCCCAAGCTGCGAGCCCATGCCACCCAGCACCACGATGGCGAGGATGATCGCCGACTCGATGAAGGTGAAGGATTCCGGCGATACCAGCCCCTGACGCGCGGCGAAGAAGCTGCCGGCGAAACCGGCGAAGGTCGCGCCGAGGGTAAACGCCGAAAGCTTGATCACGGTAGGGTTCATGCCCAGCGCGCGGCAGGCGATCTCGTCTTCGCGCAGGGCCTCCCAGGCGCGACCGATCGGCATGCGCAGCAGCCGGTTGATCACGAACAGGGTCAGCAGCACCAGCAGCAGGGCGATCAGGTAGAGGAAAATCACCTTGTTCACCGAGTTGTAGGCCACGCCGAAGTACTCGTGGAACGTTTGCATGCCCTCGGCAGCACGGCGGTCGAACGACAGGCCGAACAGGGTCGGTTTGTCGATACCGCTGATGCCGTTCGGGCCGCCGGTGACACTGGTCATGTTGCGCAGCAGGATGCGGATGATCTCGCCGAAGCCGAGGGTCACGATGGCCAGGTAGTCACCACGCAAGCGCAACACCGGAAAGCCCAGCAGGAAGCCGAACAGCGCTGCCATCGCACCCGCGATGGGCAGAGCGGTCCAGAAACCGACCCCGTAGTAGTGCGAGAGCAATGCGTAGGTGTAGGCGCCCACGGCGTAGAAGCCGACGTAACCCAGATCCAGCAGGCCGGCCAGGCCCACGACGATGTTCAGCCCGAGGCCGAGCATCACGTAGATCAGAATCAGCGTAGCGATATCCACGGCACCGCGTGATCCATAGAACGGCCACACCAGTGCAACCATCACCAGTGCCAGGATGATCCAGCGCTGGGTCGAGGGCAGCGTGAGGAAATTGCCGGCGCCGGCAGGCACGGTTGGCAGGTTGGGGCTCGCAGCCCAGCCGGCGGCCAGGTGCGTGCGGAACAGCTGCCAGACGAACATGGCCACGGCGCAGGCGGCGATGATCCAGAAAGTACCGATCTCGGCGCCATGAACTTCGACGCGGATGCCGACGGTGGTGAGCTTCAAGCCGAACACCGGCACCGCCACGGCGATGACCAGTAGGGCGCTGAAGAAGGCTATACGGAGATTGCCCCTCATACCTTTTCCACCTCCGGACGACCGAGGATGCCGGTCGGGCGGAACAGCAGCACGAGGATCAGCAAGCTGAAGGCCACGACGTCCTTGTACTGGTCGCCGAAGATGTCCGCACCAAAAGCTTCGGCCACGCCAAGTACCAGCCCGCCGAGCATGGCGCCCGGAATGCTGCCGATACCGCCTAGCACTGCCGCGGTGAAAGCCTTGATGCCGGCAAGGAAGCCGATGTGCGGGTTGATCACCCCGTACTGCATGCTGATCAGCACCGCCGCAACGGCTGCCAGTGCAGCGCCGATGACGAAGGTCAGGGCGATGATGCTGTTGGTGTTGATGCCCAGCAGGTTGGCCATCTTCAGGTCTTCGGCGCAGGCGCGGCAGGCGCGACCCAGGCGTGACCGGGAGATGAACATCGTCAGCCCGTACATGGCGACGAAGGTGACCACGAAGATCAGGATCTGCATGTAGGAGATCACCACGCCGTTCATGGCGCTCTCGCCGATGACCAGATTGCCTGGCATCAGGTTGGGGATCGCCTTGTCCTTGGAGTCCTGGGCCAGCAGCACGACGTTCTGCAGGAAAATCGACATGCCGATCGCAGAGATCAGCGGAATCAGCCGGTTACTGCCGCGAAGCGGACGGTAGGCGACCCGTTCGATGCTGTAGCCGTAGGCGCTGGTGACGATCATGGCAGCGACGAACGCGCCGATCATCAGGATCGGCAGCGCGTCCAGGCCCATCATGGACAGGCCGACAATCGCGATGAAGGTGACATACGAGCCGATCATGTACACCTCGCCATGGGCGAAGTTGATCATGCCGATGATGCCGTAAACCATCGTGTAACCGATGGCGATCAGCGCGTAGGTGCTGCCAACGGTCAGCCCGTTGATCAGCTGTTGTAAGTAGTGGTAAAGGTCAGGCATCACTGCGCTCCCGAAGTCCCTGCAATTCCGTTCCGGTTTGGCTGCGCTGCCCACGTCGAACACACCGCACGCTTTGGCGCGGTGCCACTGCGGTACGGCGCCCTGCGGATCACGCACGGCACCGGTTCGAGGCGGGTCTGCTGTTCAGGCCGCTCGTCGGATTACAGGTATGGCAAGGC
Encoded here:
- the livG gene encoding high-affinity branched-chain amino acid ABC transporter ATP-binding protein LivG, producing MSRPILEVRGLMMRFGGLLAVNDVGLTVHDKQVVSMIGPNGAGKTTVFNCLTGFYQPTAGEILLDGTPIHGLPGHKIARQGVVRTFQNVRLFKDMTAVENLLVAQHRHLNTNFLAGLLKTPAFRKSERAAMDFAAHWLEQVNLTDVANRPAGTLAYGQQRRLEIARCMMTRPRILMLDEPAAGLNPKETEDLKALIAMLRDEHGVTVLLIEHDMKLVMSISDHIYVINQGTPLADGSPEQVRNNPDVIKAYLGEA
- a CDS encoding ABC transporter ATP-binding protein produces the protein MLTFENVSTFYGKIQALHDINVQVEQGEIVTLIGANGAGKSTLLMTLCGSPQASSGSIRFQGEELVGKQTCDIMRKAIAVVPEGRRIFARLTVEENLSMGGFFTGKTDFQEQLDKVLGLFPRLKERYQQRGGTMSGGEQQMLAIARALMSKPKLLLLDEPSLGLAPIIIQQIFEIIEQLREDGVTVFLVEQNANQALKLADRGYVLENGHIVMQGSGHDLLTDPKVRDAYLGG
- a CDS encoding high-affinity branched-chain amino acid ABC transporter permease LivM; this translates as MRGNLRIAFFSALLVIAVAVPVFGLKLTTVGIRVEVHGAEIGTFWIIAACAVAMFVWQLFRTHLAAGWAASPNLPTVPAGAGNFLTLPSTQRWIILALVMVALVWPFYGSRGAVDIATLILIYVMLGLGLNIVVGLAGLLDLGYVGFYAVGAYTYALLSHYYGVGFWTALPIAGAMAALFGFLLGFPVLRLRGDYLAIVTLGFGEIIRILLRNMTSVTGGPNGISGIDKPTLFGLSFDRRAAEGMQTFHEYFGVAYNSVNKVIFLYLIALLLVLLTLFVINRLLRMPIGRAWEALREDEIACRALGMNPTVIKLSAFTLGATFAGFAGSFFAARQGLVSPESFTFIESAIILAIVVLGGMGSQLGVILAAIVMILLPELMREFSEYRMLMFGALMVLMMIWRPQGLLPMQRPHLELKQ
- the livH gene encoding high-affinity branched-chain amino acid ABC transporter permease LivH translates to MPDLYHYLQQLINGLTVGSTYALIAIGYTMVYGIIGMINFAHGEVYMIGSYVTFIAIVGLSMMGLDALPILMIGAFVAAMIVTSAYGYSIERVAYRPLRGSNRLIPLISAIGMSIFLQNVVLLAQDSKDKAIPNLMPGNLVIGESAMNGVVISYMQILIFVVTFVAMYGLTMFISRSRLGRACRACAEDLKMANLLGINTNSIIALTFVIGAALAAVAAVLISMQYGVINPHIGFLAGIKAFTAAVLGGIGSIPGAMLGGLVLGVAEAFGADIFGDQYKDVVAFSLLILVLLFRPTGILGRPEVEKV